TATCCTGTACTCCGGCAAGGCGAAAAGTGAGTCCACTGACGCGGCGATGTGATCCACCTGTTTGCCAAGATAAGAAAAAATAATCTCCGTTCCGATCAGCGCCGCGGCGGAAGGCGCGGTTAAAAATTCATTCACGATAGCCGAGCCCTGCTTGTCGGTGGAAACAGCATCGCTGTCCGCCTCAAAGATTTTCAAACCCGGATAAGATTTTCCCAGTTCTTCGGCGAGCATTTGCGTTCCCGCGCCGTAAGTCGTCAGCCGCCAGCTTCCGCAATGCGAGCATTGCTCCGGCACGGGCATTTGCGATAGACATTTGTGGCACAGGTAAACCCCCACACCAGTTTTATTAGTGATAAAACTGGTGTGGGGGTAAAAAGGCTGCTCCTTCGCCCCGCCGGAATTTTCTCTTTCCTTGTGAAGAGTCAAGGGCGCGGAACATTTGCCGCAGGTGATGACGCGCTGGCAGTCGGCGCAAGCGGTCATCGGGCTGTGGCCGCGCCGGTCGGCGAAAATCAAAGTCTTTTCGTTTTTGGCGAACGCTTCGCCGATAATTCCGTGAAGCTCTTTTGTTATTAGAGATTTTTTGCTTTTCTGCCATTTGATCTCCGCCGGCTCTTTGGTGTCGGCGATTATTTGCAGCGACTCGGACTCAATCCTGGAGCCGGGCACGGGCGAGGGAACGAATTCGCCCGTCTCCTCCCTGTGGCGGGTTTCCGTCCGCAAATATTCTCCGCCGAATATCAGGCGCGCCTTAAGGTGGCGGCTTATTATTTCCGCCGCTTTGCGGGCGTCAACATAAGGCTGTTTTTGGTTTTTGTAAGAAGGGGAATACTCCTGGTCTATAATTATCGCGCCAAAGTCGTTTCTCGGCAGGGATAAAAAAGATTTGGTGGCGACAATAAGAACGGGATGAGTTTCGGCCAGCGCCCGCCGCCATTCTTCTTTTATTTTTTTCTTGGACAGTTTTGAGTTTAAAACTATGGAATATTTTTCTATTCCCTTGCCCAGTTCTTCAGCTATGGCGGAAGCTTGCGCGGCCGAAGGCAGGCATAAAAAAACACTTCTGTTTTTAGCGAATTCCTCACGGACAATGCTCTTGTAATAATGGATCCGGTCTTTTAGCGGAGATTGCAACAGCGCCATTTCATGCCGACGGGCGATATTGTCCGGGCGAGGCAATGGCGACATTTCTTCCGCCGGTTTTTCAGTTATCGTTCCGGTTCCCGCGGCGTAAAATTCTTTTTCCAAAACTATCTGTGGAGCGAAATCTTTTAGGACCGAGCCGACCGTTGACAGGTAGTACTCGGCTATTTCTTTGCAGGCCTCAAGAAATTCCGGCGCGGCGAATTTTTCCGCCACCACGGATTTTATCGGCTTTATTGAGAGGCTGGAGTCTTTTAAAGAAATTTTCGCCTCCTTGGCGTCAAAGACGCTTTGCACAATAGCCAGGACGGTTTTGTTTCTCATCGGAACTTCCACCAAAGCGCCGGGCGCCGCGTCTTTGGAGGTGAAGTAAGAAAGTTTTTCTTTGAAAACTCCTTTGGCAATGGGTATGACGTCTACTATTTTCATTTTAACGGAGATTTATCTCCAGAAGGAAGTTGTCGTCAAGGATATAAACCAGAGGCTCGTCGCCGGCGGCCAGAGCCATCGGGTTGTTGCCTTTGTATATAGGCTGGAGCATCCGGCCGCCGCGTCCGTCAATCTCCAAGGCGTAAACTCCGTCTTCCACGGCGACGATGGCGACGTCGTTTCTTCCGGGGTAAAAGTCAAAGGTTTTTATTTGGAATTTTGAATTGAAAACAGGAGTAATTTTTTGGCATGAACCGGCATCGCCGCAGATGAAGTAAGGCGGAGTTTCGGGGCCCAGCCACTCCGCGGAAAGATTTTGCCTCGCTTCGTCCGAGAAAAGACTCACGCCGATTTTTGTCTTTTCCAGGGAGTTTTGCGAAAGCAGTATGTCTTTCAGGATTTTTCCTCGTTTGGCCAGTTCTTCCGGAGTGTTGCCGATGCTGGAATCCTGTGGGGAAAACAAAATTTTGCCTTGCGGTTCTGTCGGCACAAACAGCGTCCGGGCTTCAGTCGTCGCTTCGCTTTCCACCGTGAGATTTTTTTGCCAGGGCCAATAGCCTTCCTTTGCCGCCAGAACGGAATGTCTTCCCGGTTTGAGCCCGCCTATCGTCAGAGTTTGCCCGGCCGCCGCGGCGGAAACTTTCTTTTTGCCGTCAACGTACACATCAACCCCGTCCGCCGAGGAAATTATTTTGACGGAGCCGTTTTTGTAAACACCGGAAATCAAGCTCAACCGATAACCTTTCTGGTAGAAGAAAGCCGCTCCGGCGACAATCGCCGCGGCAACCGCGAGAACGATGATTAATTTCAAAGTTTTGTTTTTCATTGCCTATATACTGGAGGAAAACAAGCCAAAAATCAACCCCATTAGAAGTTATTAAGCGTATTTGGTTGTTTAGGTATTTTTCAATGAGATCGCCTTCGGCTTTGTTTTTGGTAGTGTAGCGCGCATTGCAAACTTCTAACGGGGTAAACTGCGCTTCGGCAAAGTTAAATTTTAGAATGTTTAACCTTGCCGGAAAATTCAGTATAATAAAAACATGGAAAAATTTAACGCGATAAAACTGACGGAACCGGACGAAAAAGAAAGTCTGGATATTATGCCGTTTGAAGATTTTATCGCGGAAATAGAGGAAAAAATTTTTGAGCTTGATGAAAAAACAGACAGAGGCGAAAACCATTCTGATTTTTTGGATAATTTCGTGAAGGAACGAAAAAAAATTATAGATACCATAACCGACAAAAAGAGGAAAAACCTGGCGGCCGGCCTTTTCGGCGCCCACGAGATATTAATAAAAGACGCGGTAGAAAGGGAAAACGGGGCAAGGTCGGAAGCGCTTAAAATAATGGACGCCGAGTGGCAGCAGGAGATAATCCATTTCATAGGCGGCAATCCGCCTCGCGAGGAGTTGGAGGCTTTTTGGGCGGAATACGACGCCTTGTTTGATTATTACGGCAAGCCGGAAGCGGCGCGAGGCGAAAAATTAAAATCCGGCATACTGGGAACGCTGGCCGTGGAAAAATTTTTGAAGAGCCGCGGTTTTGACGTTCATTACCCCACGGCGGAAGCGGACGTCCGCGACATGGTTGACTTGTTGGCTTATGACGAAAAAAACAAAAATAATTTTCTTATTCAAATCAAGGTGAGAAACAAAAAGGTGAAAGAAATGGCTCAAAACGGCGGCGCGCTGGACATATACGAAGACATACCTTATTTTGATTTTGAAAAGGAAGAAATAGCCAAAGTCTTCGGGGAAGAACATTTCAAGACGGCCAATGCCGAGATAAAAGAAGGAAACGATTACGACAAGTTTAAAGCGGGATGCTTCAGGTACGTCAAAGAGAATCAAAAATATTTTAATCAGGCCGGGCAAAAAGGTTACCGGACCAACGGGATGTATTTGCACGCTCCGTATTCCGCCAAAGGGAAGAGGTTGATTGATATTGACGGCGAGCCGTCTGAAGATTTCGCGAGTATCCTTATCATCGCCGGGAAAGTAGAACAAAAACTTGGTATTGCCAACAACAAATAACCGTGCTATTTTAATTT
The DNA window shown above is from Candidatus Paceibacter sp. and carries:
- the priA gene encoding primosomal protein N'; the protein is MKIVDVIPIAKGVFKEKLSYFTSKDAAPGALVEVPMRNKTVLAIVQSVFDAKEAKISLKDSSLSIKPIKSVVAEKFAAPEFLEACKEIAEYYLSTVGSVLKDFAPQIVLEKEFYAAGTGTITEKPAEEMSPLPRPDNIARRHEMALLQSPLKDRIHYYKSIVREEFAKNRSVFLCLPSAAQASAIAEELGKGIEKYSIVLNSKLSKKKIKEEWRRALAETHPVLIVATKSFLSLPRNDFGAIIIDQEYSPSYKNQKQPYVDARKAAEIISRHLKARLIFGGEYLRTETRHREETGEFVPSPVPGSRIESESLQIIADTKEPAEIKWQKSKKSLITKELHGIIGEAFAKNEKTLIFADRRGHSPMTACADCQRVITCGKCSAPLTLHKERENSGGAKEQPFYPHTSFITNKTGVGVYLCHKCLSQMPVPEQCSHCGSWRLTTYGAGTQMLAEELGKSYPGLKIFEADSDAVSTDKQGSAIVNEFLTAPSAAALIGTEIIFSYLGKQVDHIAASVDSLFALPEYRINEKIFYLLLKLKSLARKTFIIQTASPENPLFQHALKGNISGFYKEELENRKRFQYPPFKLLIKLTKEDKSDACLAKDAAEVEKILAEWKPLNYRAFIPKIKNNYRRHLLLKIDPQNWPKKETKLCQILSSLPPSWKIDIDPEKPLS
- a CDS encoding PEGA domain-containing protein; amino-acid sequence: MKNKTLKLIIVLAVAAAIVAGAAFFYQKGYRLSLISGVYKNGSVKIISSADGVDVYVDGKKKVSAAAAGQTLTIGGLKPGRHSVLAAKEGYWPWQKNLTVESEATTEARTLFVPTEPQGKILFSPQDSSIGNTPEELAKRGKILKDILLSQNSLEKTKIGVSLFSDEARQNLSAEWLGPETPPYFICGDAGSCQKITPVFNSKFQIKTFDFYPGRNDVAIVAVEDGVYALEIDGRGGRMLQPIYKGNNPMALAAGDEPLVYILDDNFLLEINLR